A stretch of DNA from Halobacteriovorax sp. JY17:
TCTTTCAGAGATCTTCATGGGTTCTATCTCAAAGTGGGATGATGAAAGAATTAAGAACTTAAACCCAGGACTTAAACTTCCAAATAAAGATATTCTAGTTGTTAGAAGAGCTGATGGTTCGGGAACAACTTCAATCTTCTCAGACTACCTCTCCACTGTTTCTAAGAAGTGGGAAGAGAAAGTTGGTAGAGGAAAGTCACTTAAGTGGCCAGTAGGTATTGGATCTAAAGGTAATGAAGGTGTAACTGCAACAATCAAGCAAACAGATGGTGCTATTGGTTACGTTGAACTTGCTTACGCTCTTAAAAATAACCTACCAACTGTAGCTCTAAAAAATAAAGCCGGTGAGTTTACAAAACCATCTGTAAAAGGTGTTTCTCTTTCAGCTGCGACATTAGATAAGAATGCGGCCGTTACAACTTCTATCGTAGATGCAGCAGGTAAAGGAGTTTATCCTATCTCAGCTTTTACTTACATTCTTCTTCCTGTGAAAAAAGAAGATGCACAATTAAAAGAAGTTAAAAAGTTCTTAAACTGGGCCCTTACAAAAGGTCAGTCGATGGCAGAAGAGCTTCACTACGCTCCACTTCCAAAGTCTCTTGCAACGAGAATGCTAAACGAAATTAAATAGGATTATTAGTGATTAGAGATACAGAAAATATTCAAAAGAATACTTTGAAAGATAATTTTTCAAGTATCTCTATATCTATTCAAAGTTCTAAGAAGAAGTTTCTTACTTATGGCGAACAAGATAAGTTCGCCTACTTACTTATAAAAGCAATTGCGACTTTAGTAATTATTCTTCTGCTCGGAATGATTCTCATGCTAGTAAATGCAGCCATGCCGGCAATTAAAG
This window harbors:
- the pstS gene encoding phosphate ABC transporter substrate-binding protein PstS — encoded protein: MKKFISLLMALLITTNIYAVTKVNGAGATFPYPMYSKWFSEYNKLNKDVQFNYQSIGSGGGIRQLIKQTVDFGASDAPMKEKDKKKAAWPVKHIPTILGAVSIAFNLEMSGTLKLDGATLSEIFMGSISKWDDERIKNLNPGLKLPNKDILVVRRADGSGTTSIFSDYLSTVSKKWEEKVGRGKSLKWPVGIGSKGNEGVTATIKQTDGAIGYVELAYALKNNLPTVALKNKAGEFTKPSVKGVSLSAATLDKNAAVTTSIVDAAGKGVYPISAFTYILLPVKKEDAQLKEVKKFLNWALTKGQSMAEELHYAPLPKSLATRMLNEIK